Proteins from a genomic interval of Ramlibacter algicola:
- a CDS encoding ABCB family ABC transporter ATP-binding protein/permease produces MRRSGEAAPASLAPHASTTAAAPSGADWSTLKRLLPYLWQYKGRVVIALGFMIAAKLANVGVPLLLKNLVDAMSLKAGDPAAVLVVPVGLLVAYGLLRLSTTLFTELRELVFAKATQGAARSIARETFEHLHALSLRFHLERQTGGMTRDIERGVRGIESLISYSLYSIVPTLVEVALVLTILAVRFDAWFAWITLIALALYITFTVSITEWRTKFRRQANEFDSAAHTRAIDSLLNYETVKYFNNEGFEARRYDESLEKLRRARLKAQTTLSMLNTGQQLIIAIGLVAMLWRATLGVVDGRMTLGDLVMINAFMIQLYIPLNFLGVLYREIKQSLTDLDRMFALMDREREVADRPNAPALFLPLPPGEGQGEGAPASNVLPVSDWTVRFEHVTFAYDPARVILHDVSFEIPAGKTVAVVGPSGSGKSTLARLLYRFYDVQQGRITIGGHDVRDVQQASVRRAIGIVPQDTVLFNDTVEYNIAYGRPGASRTEVEEAARAARIHDFITSTPGGYQTMVGERGLKLSGGEKQRVAIARTLLKNPPILIFDEATSALDSANERAIQAELRTAARNKTTLLIAHRLSTVVDAHEILVMEAGHVVERGTHEALLARGGRYARMWQLQQRHGGDAVPAA; encoded by the coding sequence ATGCGCCGTTCCGGCGAAGCCGCGCCGGCTTCCCTCGCTCCCCACGCCTCCACGACTGCCGCCGCCCCCAGTGGCGCGGACTGGTCCACGCTGAAGCGCCTGCTGCCCTACCTGTGGCAGTACAAGGGCCGTGTCGTCATCGCGCTCGGCTTCATGATCGCGGCCAAGCTGGCCAACGTCGGCGTGCCGCTGCTGCTGAAGAACCTGGTCGACGCGATGAGCCTGAAGGCGGGCGACCCCGCCGCGGTGCTGGTGGTGCCCGTCGGCCTGCTGGTCGCGTACGGGCTGCTGCGGTTGTCGACGACGCTGTTCACCGAACTTCGCGAGCTGGTGTTCGCCAAGGCCACGCAGGGGGCGGCGCGCAGCATCGCGCGGGAGACCTTCGAGCACCTGCACGCGCTGTCGCTGCGCTTCCACCTGGAACGCCAGACCGGTGGCATGACGCGCGACATCGAGCGGGGCGTGCGCGGCATCGAGTCGCTGATCTCGTACTCGCTCTACAGCATCGTGCCGACGCTGGTGGAAGTGGCGCTGGTGCTCACGATCCTTGCGGTGCGGTTCGACGCGTGGTTCGCCTGGATCACGCTCATCGCGCTGGCGCTGTACATCACCTTCACGGTCTCGATCACCGAGTGGCGCACCAAGTTCCGGCGCCAGGCCAACGAGTTCGATTCCGCCGCGCACACGCGCGCCATCGATTCGCTGCTGAACTACGAGACGGTCAAGTACTTCAACAACGAAGGCTTCGAGGCGCGGCGCTACGACGAGAGCCTGGAGAAACTGCGGCGCGCGCGCCTGAAGGCGCAGACCACGCTGTCGATGCTCAACACGGGCCAGCAGCTGATCATCGCGATCGGCCTGGTCGCCATGCTGTGGCGCGCGACGCTGGGCGTGGTCGACGGCCGCATGACGCTGGGCGACCTGGTGATGATCAACGCCTTCATGATCCAGCTGTACATCCCGCTCAACTTCCTGGGCGTCCTGTACCGCGAGATCAAGCAGAGCCTGACCGACCTGGACCGCATGTTCGCGCTGATGGACCGCGAGCGCGAAGTGGCGGATCGACCGAATGCGCCGGCTCTCTTTCTCCCTCTCCCTCCGGGAGAGGGCCAGGGTGAGGGCGCTCCGGCCTCCAACGTCCTCCCGGTTTCCGACTGGACCGTCCGCTTCGAGCACGTCACCTTCGCGTACGACCCGGCGCGCGTGATCCTGCACGACGTCAGCTTCGAGATCCCCGCCGGCAAGACGGTGGCGGTGGTCGGTCCTTCCGGCTCGGGCAAGTCCACGCTGGCTCGCCTGCTGTACCGCTTCTACGACGTGCAGCAGGGCCGCATCACCATCGGCGGCCATGACGTCCGCGACGTGCAGCAGGCCAGCGTGCGGCGGGCCATCGGCATCGTGCCGCAGGACACCGTGCTGTTCAACGACACGGTCGAATACAACATCGCGTACGGCCGCCCGGGCGCCAGCCGCACGGAAGTCGAGGAGGCGGCGCGCGCCGCCCGCATCCACGACTTCATCACCTCGACCCCCGGCGGCTACCAGACCATGGTGGGCGAGCGCGGCCTGAAGCTGTCGGGCGGCGAGAAGCAGCGCGTGGCCATCGCACGCACGCTGCTGAAGAACCCGCCGATCCTGATCTTCGACGAGGCGACCTCGGCCCTCGACTCCGCCAACGAGCGCGCCATCCAGGCCGAGCTGCGCACGGCGGCGCGCAACAAGACCACGCTGCTGATCGCGCACCGGCTGTCGACGGTGGTCGACGCGCACGAGATCCTTGTGATGGAGGCCGGTCACGTCGTCGAGCGCGGCACGCACGAGGCGCTGCTGGCGCGCGGCGGGCGCTATGCGCGCATGTGGCAGTTGCAGCAGCGGCACGGCGGCGACGCCGTGCCCGCGGCCTGA
- a CDS encoding acyl-CoA thioesterase has translation MSTTSSLQRIPPALPPSDKELVLKVIPMPADTNGNGDIFGGWVMAQVDLAGSVIPARHVNGRMATVAVNEFVFKQPVRVGDILSFYAAVTRIGRTSITVQVEVYAERFGAQGQFVKVTEATVTYVAIDDQGKPRPIEQHG, from the coding sequence ATGTCGACGACTTCAAGCCTGCAACGCATCCCCCCGGCCTTGCCGCCCAGCGACAAGGAGCTGGTGCTCAAGGTGATCCCGATGCCTGCGGACACCAATGGCAACGGCGATATCTTCGGCGGCTGGGTGATGGCGCAGGTCGACCTGGCCGGCTCGGTCATCCCGGCGCGCCACGTCAACGGCCGCATGGCCACGGTGGCGGTCAACGAGTTCGTGTTCAAGCAGCCGGTGCGCGTGGGCGACATCCTGTCGTTCTATGCGGCGGTCACCCGCATCGGCCGCACCTCGATCACCGTGCAGGTCGAGGTCTACGCCGAACGCTTCGGGGCGCAGGGGCAGTTCGTCAAGGTCACCGAGGCCACCGTCACCTACGTGGCGATCGACGACCAGGGCAAGCCGCGGCCGATCGAGCAGCACGGCTGA